One stretch of Haladaptatus sp. R4 DNA includes these proteins:
- the pyrB gene encoding aspartate carbamoyltransferase has translation MRHDHLIDTKQLTRQDIEDVLDHAAEIDADPSAFADRHAGKLLGLMFYEPSTRTKMSFETSIKRLGGDIVDMGPVESSSVKKGESLADTARVIEGYADALVLRHPSQGAAKMVGEFVDVPLLNAGDGAGHHPTQTLLDLYTIRENAGLDDLTIGIMGDLKYGRTVHSLAYALTNFDANQHFISPGSLKLPRSVRYDLHEAGASVREHTDIEAILPNLDVLYVTRIQRERFPDENEYRAVAGDYQIDLETLEAAPDDLTIMHPLPRVDEIAPEVDETEHAKYFEQAHNGIPVRMALLDSMLEDQ, from the coding sequence ATGCGGCACGACCACCTTATCGACACAAAACAACTAACGCGGCAGGACATCGAGGACGTCCTCGACCACGCCGCGGAAATCGACGCCGACCCGTCGGCGTTCGCGGATCGACACGCGGGAAAACTGCTCGGACTGATGTTCTACGAGCCGAGTACCCGCACGAAGATGAGTTTCGAGACGTCCATCAAGCGCCTCGGCGGCGATATCGTCGACATGGGACCCGTCGAATCGTCGAGCGTGAAGAAGGGAGAAAGCCTCGCCGACACGGCCCGCGTCATCGAGGGATACGCTGACGCACTCGTGTTGCGCCACCCGAGTCAGGGTGCGGCGAAGATGGTGGGCGAGTTCGTCGACGTTCCGCTCCTGAACGCGGGCGACGGCGCGGGACACCACCCGACTCAGACCCTGCTCGACCTGTACACGATTCGGGAGAACGCGGGGCTGGACGACCTCACCATCGGCATCATGGGCGACTTGAAATACGGCCGCACGGTCCACTCGCTCGCCTACGCGCTGACGAACTTCGACGCCAACCAGCACTTCATCAGTCCGGGGAGCCTGAAACTGCCACGAAGCGTCCGCTACGACCTGCACGAGGCCGGGGCGAGCGTCCGCGAGCACACGGATATCGAGGCAATCCTCCCGAACTTGGACGTGCTCTACGTGACCAGAATCCAGCGCGAGCGCTTCCCCGACGAGAACGAGTACCGCGCTGTCGCGGGCGACTACCAAATCGACCTCGAAACGCTCGAAGCCGCGCCGGACGATTTGACCATCATGCACCCGCTTCCGCGCGTGGACGAAATCGCGCCCGAGGTGGACGAGACGGAACACGCGAAATACTTCGAACAGGCACACAACGGCATCCCGGTGCGGATGGCACTGCTGGATTCCATGCTGGAGGACCAATGA
- the pyrI gene encoding aspartate carbamoyltransferase regulatory subunit — MSDHELRVSKIRNGTVIDHIRAGQALNVLAILGIDGADGEEVSVGMNVPSDRVGRKDIVKVEGMELSQNEVDVLSLIAPDASINIIREYEVAEKHRLERPEYVTGILSCPNSNCISTEDEPVDSKFEVLPDGVRCEYCETILRDDLAAHISVK; from the coding sequence ATGAGCGACCACGAACTCCGCGTCAGTAAGATTCGAAACGGCACCGTTATCGACCACATTCGCGCCGGACAGGCGCTCAACGTCCTCGCCATTCTCGGCATCGACGGGGCCGACGGCGAGGAGGTGAGCGTCGGGATGAACGTTCCCAGCGACCGGGTCGGGAGAAAGGACATCGTGAAAGTCGAGGGGATGGAGTTGAGCCAGAACGAGGTGGACGTGCTCTCGCTCATCGCGCCCGACGCGAGCATCAACATCATCCGGGAGTACGAAGTCGCGGAAAAGCACCGCTTGGAGCGACCCGAGTACGTCACCGGCATCCTCTCCTGCCCGAACAGCAACTGTATCTCGACCGAGGACGAACCGGTGGACTCGAAGTTCGAAGTGCTCCCCGACGGCGTTCGGTGTGAGTACTGTGAGACGATACTCCGCGACGACCTCGCCGCACACATCAGCGTAAAGTAG
- a CDS encoding peptidylprolyl isomerase: protein MSDEQEADVNEEEETQTEEGLQEGNFISLDYTARTAEDEDLVDTTSEEVAEEEGIEAEDREFGPRTIVLGAGHIFEDVEEDIYGKEAGDEGTVSVEQAFGEYDNEQVRTISADKIGEDDRYPGARVNVDGQQGYVETIIGGRARVDFNHPLAGEDIEYDYEIVEEVEDAEEKAKGLFSMYIDADLDMWIETDEVEEEVEDEDGETETETVEKETLYIEATPQLSMNQQWMFQKQQIAQDVIDRLDLDRVIVQETIDGAGAGMMGMGGMGGMGGADLEEALEDADIDEDELVEELEADDEAEEVEE, encoded by the coding sequence ATGAGTGACGAACAAGAAGCAGATGTAAACGAGGAAGAAGAAACTCAGACAGAGGAGGGGCTGCAGGAAGGAAACTTCATCAGTCTCGATTACACGGCACGAACCGCCGAGGACGAGGACCTCGTCGACACGACCAGCGAAGAGGTCGCCGAAGAGGAAGGCATCGAGGCGGAAGACCGCGAGTTCGGTCCGCGCACCATCGTTCTCGGTGCTGGCCACATCTTCGAGGACGTCGAAGAGGACATCTACGGGAAGGAAGCCGGTGACGAGGGAACCGTCTCCGTCGAGCAGGCGTTCGGCGAGTACGACAACGAGCAAGTCCGCACGATCAGCGCCGACAAGATCGGCGAGGACGACCGCTACCCCGGTGCTCGTGTCAACGTCGACGGCCAGCAGGGCTACGTCGAGACCATCATCGGCGGCCGCGCACGCGTGGACTTCAACCACCCGCTCGCCGGTGAGGACATCGAATACGACTACGAAATCGTCGAAGAGGTCGAGGACGCGGAGGAGAAGGCCAAGGGTCTCTTCTCGATGTACATCGACGCCGACCTCGACATGTGGATCGAGACGGACGAGGTCGAAGAGGAAGTCGAGGACGAGGACGGCGAGACCGAGACCGAGACGGTCGAGAAGGAAACCCTCTACATCGAGGCGACGCCGCAGCTATCGATGAACCAGCAGTGGATGTTCCAGAAACAGCAGATCGCACAGGACGTCATCGACCGACTCGACCTCGACCGAGTCATCGTTCAGGAGACCATCGACGGCGCCGGTGCCGGTATGATGGGCATGGGCGGAATGGGTGGCATGGGCGGTGCCGACCTCGAAGAAGCCCTCGAAGACGCCGACATCGACGAGGACGAACTCGTCGAGGAACTCGAAGCCGACGACGAAGCCGAAGAAGTCGAAGAGTAA
- a CDS encoding cell division inhibitor MinD, producing the protein MLAIAGGKGGCGKTTTTLGLAGALGRTRRSALAADADVDMPDLHLLAAVEPTPNLAAVAAGEDVETATHPPPNLSGVGIVPAPRTMGERISLADALPRLPGTADHVLVDCPAGAGPDAATPLRIADHVLLVTTPDPACLRDAAKTAAMARALGTTIIGVVLTRADRPLPRVQRLLGTPVLASIPDGGVAVLSDESVVRAYDRLASVLLSKRL; encoded by the coding sequence ATGCTCGCTATCGCCGGTGGCAAGGGTGGCTGTGGCAAGACGACGACGACGCTCGGTCTCGCGGGTGCACTCGGGAGGACGCGCCGGTCCGCCCTCGCCGCGGATGCCGACGTGGACATGCCGGATCTGCATCTGCTCGCGGCCGTCGAACCGACGCCGAACCTCGCCGCGGTTGCGGCGGGCGAGGATGTCGAGACCGCCACCCATCCGCCGCCGAATCTCTCCGGCGTCGGAATCGTCCCCGCACCACGAACCATGGGCGAACGGATTTCGCTGGCGGACGCCCTCCCCCGTCTCCCCGGCACTGCTGACCACGTTCTCGTGGACTGTCCGGCGGGTGCTGGCCCGGATGCGGCGACGCCGCTCCGCATCGCGGACCACGTCCTGTTGGTGACGACACCCGACCCGGCGTGTCTGCGCGACGCGGCCAAAACCGCCGCGATGGCGCGTGCGCTCGGAACGACCATCATCGGCGTCGTTCTCACGCGAGCGGACCGTCCCCTTCCGAGGGTCCAGCGACTGCTCGGAACACCAGTGCTCGCCTCGATTCCGGACGGCGGCGTCGCGGTGCTCTCCGACGAGTCGGTCGTTCGGGCGTACGACCGACTCGCGTCGGTGCTCCTGTCCAAACGGCTCTGA
- a CDS encoding cyclin — MYRARDHVENEAWLAEIQQAADRLELETAARSRAADLFLSTVSDADDPEDRSKRAVAAASLYAGSLIEGDQRSQQVVADAMDVSRLTIQQRWKSILKEAGLQPPSW, encoded by the coding sequence GTGTATCGGGCACGTGACCACGTCGAAAACGAAGCCTGGCTCGCCGAAATTCAACAGGCCGCGGACCGTCTCGAACTCGAAACCGCCGCTCGCTCGCGAGCGGCGGACCTCTTCCTCTCGACCGTCTCCGACGCGGATGACCCCGAGGACCGCTCGAAACGCGCGGTCGCGGCCGCCAGCCTGTACGCCGGGTCGCTCATCGAGGGCGACCAGCGCTCACAGCAGGTCGTGGCGGACGCGATGGACGTCTCTCGGCTGACCATTCAACAGCGCTGGAAGTCGATTTTGAAAGAGGCCGGACTACAACCGCCGTCGTGGTAG
- a CDS encoding phosphopantetheine adenylyltransferase — protein MDVALGGTFDPVHDGHRALFERAFELGDVTVGLTSDDLAPATRNVDRHVRSFEERKADLEAELRDFAGEHDRDFEVRKLTEPTGIATEEQFDVLIVSPETKDGGKRINELRAEKGHDPLEIVVVPHVEAEDGDIISSTRIVVGEIDEHGNLTPDDDGRD, from the coding sequence ATGGACGTTGCGTTGGGTGGGACGTTTGACCCGGTTCACGATGGACACCGGGCGTTGTTCGAGCGAGCGTTCGAGTTGGGTGATGTCACCGTCGGGTTGACGAGCGACGATCTCGCTCCCGCGACTCGAAACGTTGACCGACATGTCCGCTCGTTCGAGGAACGAAAAGCCGACCTCGAAGCCGAACTGCGAGACTTTGCGGGGGAACACGACCGCGACTTCGAGGTTCGAAAACTCACCGAGCCGACGGGGATCGCCACCGAGGAGCAGTTCGACGTGCTCATCGTCTCTCCCGAGACGAAGGACGGCGGCAAGCGAATCAACGAACTCAGAGCTGAGAAGGGACACGACCCGCTCGAAATCGTCGTCGTTCCGCACGTCGAGGCCGAGGACGGAGACATCATCTCCAGCACGCGAATCGTCGTCGGCGAGATAGACGAACACGGGAATCTGACCCCGGACGACGACGGACGCGATTGA